The following coding sequences are from one Triticum dicoccoides isolate Atlit2015 ecotype Zavitan chromosome 4A, WEW_v2.0, whole genome shotgun sequence window:
- the LOC119284557 gene encoding uncharacterized protein LOC119284557, with amino-acid sequence MPSASLLPATSAGAQLCPTLATPRGRRRCCRVTAASVPPPSVGRRAVSLAGVAAWLATTAGRAEASPFDNYVKKKKLEPLETYVPAVLLTQDQFRDLEKSLEFEKPRFDESRSLLRSGPASSLRINIRAVAQYASSNGQGKTASDAVDECLRALEDLDSLLLKASRKDSSASVEVMRSKIAVALGALDNLLQTVPSAVMDKGKAIADAYRTPSDGYYEEGNGAELDPSLKQLQDIL; translated from the exons ATGCCCTCCGCCTCGCTCCTCCCCGCCACCTCCGCCGGGGCGCAGCTCTGCCCCACCCTAGCAACGCCCCGCGGCCGGCGCCGATGCTGCCGCGTCACGGCCGCCTCCGTCCCACCGCCTTCCGTCGGCCGccgcgccgtctccctcgccggcgTCGCCGCCTGGCTCGCCACCACCGCCGGCC GGGCAGAAGCCAGTCCGTTCGACAACTACGTCAAGAA gaAGAAGCTGGAGCCACTGGAGACGTACGTCCCGGCCGTGCTGCTGACCCAAGACCAGTTCAGGGATCTAG AGAAATCCTTGGAATTCGAGAAGCCAAGGTTTGATGAGAGTAGATCATTGCTTCGCTCTGGTCCAGCATCATCTCTACGTATCAATATTCGGGCA GTGGCACAATATGCTTCCAGTAATggccaaggcaaaactgcctctgatgCAGTGGATGAATGCTTACG AGCGTTGGAAGATCTCGACTCGCTGCTACTAAAGGCTTCACGGAAAGACTCGTCAGCATCTGTTGAAGTCATGAGGAGCAAAATCGCTGTAGCCCTTGGAGCACTGGACAA CCTCCTGCAAACCGTGCCGTCAGCCGTTATGGATAAAGGAAAGGCGATTGCTGATGCATACAGGACCCCTTCAGATGGTTATTATGAAGAGGGTAATGGCGCAGAGTTGGATCCCAGCCTGAAACAGCTGCAGGACATTCTATAA